A genomic stretch from Pochonia chlamydosporia 170 chromosome 4, whole genome shotgun sequence includes:
- a CDS encoding GCN5-related N acetyltransferase (similar to Metarhizium acridum CQMa 102 XP_007811163.1) has translation MSLPTAKPPPPAQQSIRSFFQAKTPKYTAPPAPSRDTTTTPPIQTSTLPPVPAIPAEATIRPITAADIPPLRRINSLLLQVSYQDDFYQKATDPLAGLFSRVITWTHAGEEPKVVGAIIAHVEPDVDTSAGQIPQNLYIRSLCLLSPYRSLGLMSAALEHVVATAAKQPAMDVRSVTAHVWTENEEGLHWYAGRGFTRLEPPVKGYYWKLRPDSAWIVKRDVGANVTGCLARTNGVASRPVPSSTTAAVVNLPPPPPPMSGPPSAKSTPPPPSGPRPKAVSGQSYQTQRPEVEWNDLPADMAPALGALRKTGSESASAASSRSSSQAPRKKRDRSYPAATFGS, from the coding sequence ATGTCTCTACCAACAGCAAaaccgccgccgcccgcaCAACAATCCATCCGCTCCTTTTTTCAAGCCAAAACTCCCAAATATACAGCACCGCCCGCACCCTCACGCgacacaaccacaaccccCCCGATCCAAACCTCCACCCTTCCCCCCGTGCCAGCAATCCCCGCCGAAGCAACCATCCGCCCCATCACAGCAGCCGACATCCCTCCCCTCCGACGCATAAactccctcctcctccaggtTTCCTACCAAGACGACTTCTACCAAAAGGCCACCGACCCGCTCGCCGGCCTCTTCTCCCGCGTAATAACATGGACGCACGCAGGGGAAGAGCCCAAGGTCGTCGGCGCAATCATAGCCCACGTGGAGCCCGACGTCGACACATCGGCCGGCCAGATCCCGCAGAACCTGTACATCCGGTCGCTGTGCCTTCTGTCGCCCTACCGGTCGCTGGGGCTGATGTCCGCCGCGCTGGAACATGTCGTTGCCACGGCCGCAAAACAGCCGGCTATGGATGTGCGGAGCGTAACGGCGCATGTGTGGACGGAGAATGAGGAGGGACTCCACTGGTATGCTGGTCGGGGGTTTACGCGGCTGGAACCGCCTGTGAAGGGGTACTACTGGAAACTGAGGCCCGATTCCGCGTGGATTGTGAAAAGGGATGTTGGCGCCAATGTGACGGGTTGTCTTGCGAGGACGAATGGCGTGGCTTCACGACCCGTACCGAGTAGTACGACTGCGGCGGTTGTCaatcttcctcctccgccgccgccgatgtCCGGTCCGCCATCTGCGAAATCtacgccgccgcctccatcgGGACCGAGACCAAAGGCCGTGTCGGGACAGTCGTATCAGACGCAGAGGCCGGAGGTGGAGTGGAATGATTTGCCGGCTGATATGGCGCCTGCGTTGGGTGCGCTGCGCAAAACGGGGAGTGAGTCGGCGTCGGCGGCTAGTTCGAGGAGTAGTTCGCAGgcgccgaggaagaagagggatCGGTCGTATCCTGCTGCCACGTTTGGCAGTTAG
- a CDS encoding glucokinase (similar to Aspergillus terreus NIH2624 XP_001209911.1): MALADETKRVVSQFEFSDKDVNIHVQEFLTQMKEGLEKDGTSLSQIPTYVTGVPNGTEKGLYLAVDLGGTNFRVCSITLNGDTTFNLTYNKVAIPKELMVAKTAKELFAFLAKQIELFLREHHADHFESHVRRRATASTPMGYRDEQIFRLGFTFSFPVKQLAINKGNLIRWTKGFDIPDAIGKDVCRLLQDEIDNLSLPVKVAALVNDTVGTLMARSYTSTGKHRSLLGGIFGTGTNGAYIEKTANIKKPIEGEYDTSTGEMVINTEWGSFDNQLNVLPSTPWDKALDAQSVNPGIQMFEKRVSGMFLGEIVRLTVVDMIKDDGISLFRDANSSFNDRSTTTSIGQKARIFNAWGLDSAIMSVAAADNTPELSTIRLELEKSLDIYAPSLEDAQAFKAISDAVARRAARLSAVAIGAIALQSGKLEDPNEEVIDIGVDGSLVEHYPFFRDMIYEALGAIDGIGATGAGKIRIGIAKDGSGVGAALIALIAARQEKPGDFLADLRQDIKRRLQKIPSNTSTSVEEPTVSTTALVVGGLVAAAAIAGIWWSRQQR, encoded by the exons ATGGCGCTGGCCGATGAGACAAAGAGAGTTGTGTCGCAGTTCGAATTCTCGGACAAGGACGTCAACATCCATGTTCAAGAATTCTTGACGCAAATGA AGGAGGGCTTGGAAAAGGATGGTACGAGTCTTAGTCAGATTCCTACTTACGTTACCGGAGTCCCTAATGGTACGGAAAAG GGATTGTACTTGGCagttgaccttggcggcACCAACTTTCGTGTCTGCTCCATCACGCTCAATGGCGATACGACCTTTAACCTGACCTACAACAAGGTGGCCATTCCTAAGGAACTCATGGTTGCGAAGACTGCCAAGGAACtttttgccttcttggctAAGCAGATTGAATTGTTCCTCCGAGAACACCACGCCGATCATTTCGAGAGCCATGTGCGGCGCAGAGCTACCGCAAGCACCCCAATGGGCTATCGCGACGAGCAAATCTTTCGCCTGGGCTTCACTTTCAGCTTCCCCGTGAAGCAGTTGGCTATTAACAAGGGTAATCTCATCCGCTGGACCAAGGGTTTCGACATTCCAGATGCCATCGGCAAAGACGTCTGCCGACTGCTACAGGACGAAATCGACAACTTGAGCCTCCCAGTCAAGGTCGCAGCTCTTGTGAATGATACGGTCGGTACCCTCATGGCAAGATCATATACCTCAACTGGAAAGCACCGCTCTTTACTTGGTGGCATCTTCGGGACTGGCACAAACGGTGCTTATattgagaagacggccaacatcaagaaaCCGATTGAAGGTGAATACGATACTTCAACTGGCGAAATGGTCATCAACACCGAATGGGGCTCATTCGACAACCAGCTCAATGTTTTGCCATCCACACCATGGGACAAAGCACTCGATGCGCAAAGTGTGAACCCCGGCATCCAGATGTTCGAGAAGCGAGTGTCGGGAATGTTTCTGGGCGAGATTGTGCGATTGACTGTTGTGGACATGATCAAGGATGACGGTATCAGCCTTTTCCGGGATGCCAACTCCAGCTTCAACGACAGATCCACAACCACGAGCATTGGACAAAAGGCGCGCATCTTCAACGCATGGGGACTTGACAGCGCAATCATGTCCGTTGCGGCGGCCGACAACACACCCGAGCTGTCCACAATCCGACTGGAATTGGAAAAGTCATTGGATATTTACGCCCCGTCGTTGGAGGACGCTCAAGCGTTCAAGGCCATTTCCGACGCGGTTGCTCGCCGAGCCGCCAGACTGTCTGCAGTTGCCATTGGCGCTATTGCGCTGCAATCCGGCAAGCTCGAGGATCCAAACGAGGAAGTGATTGATATTGGCGTCGACGGTAGTTTGGTCGAACATTATCCATTCTTCCGTGACATGATTTACGAAGCTCTCGGCGCCATTGACGGAATCGGTGCCACCGGAGCCGGCAAGATTCgaattggcattgccaaggaCGGAAGTGGAGTTGGCGCAGCTCTGATTGCCTTGATTGCCGCTCGACAGGAGAAACCTGGTGATTTCCTTGCCGACCTGCGCCAAGATATCAAGAGACGCCTCCAAAAGATCCCGTCTAATACATCGACATCGGTCGAAGAGCCAACTGTATCCACCACGGCTCTTGTCGtgggtggtctggttgcGGCAGCAGCTATTGCAGGAATCTGGTGGAGTAGGCAACAGCGATGA